From Panthera uncia isolate 11264 chromosome E1, Puncia_PCG_1.0, whole genome shotgun sequence, one genomic window encodes:
- the DLX4 gene encoding homeobox protein DLX-4 produces the protein MTSLPCSLPGRDASKAIFPDIAPVPSVVAAYPLGLSPATAVASDLPYSGPYGHLLPYSYTAPATPGDSYLPCQQPAAPSQQEPKADSEKPPLSPEPSEQRPQAPPKKLRKPRTIYSSLQLQHLNQRFQHTQYLALPERAQLAAQLGLTQTQVKIWFQNKRSKYKKLLKQNSGGQEGDFPGRAPSLSPCSPPLPSLWDLPKAGALPTGGGYSNSFGAWYQHHSPDVLAPPQMM, from the exons ATGACCTCTttgccctgctccctccctggccGGGACGCCTCCAAAGCCATATTCCCGGACATCGCCCCTGTCCCATCGGTAGTGGCTGCCTACCCGCTTGGTCTGTCCCCCGCAACCGCAGTCGCCTCCGATTTGCCCTACTCTGGGCCGTATGGCCACCTCCTGCCCTACTCCTACACTGCGCCGGCGACTCCGGGAGACTCCTACCTGCCCTGCCAGCAACCAGCGGCGCCTTCTCAGCAGGAGCCGAAGGCAG ATTCGGAGAAGCCGCCGCTGTCCCCGGAGCCCTCGGAGCAGCGCCCGCAGGCCCCGCCCAAGAAGCTCCGCAAACCGAGGACCATCTACTCGAGCCTGCAGCTGCAGCACTTGAACCAGCGTTTCCAGCACACGCAGTACCTGGCGCTGCCCGAAAGGGCCCAGCTGGCCGCGCAGCTCGGCCTCACCCAGACCCAG GTAAAGATCTGGTTTCAGAACAAACGCTCCAAATACAAGAAGCTCCTGAAGCAGAACTCTGGAGGACAGGAAGGGGACTTCCCTGGGAGAGCCCCCTCCTtgtctccctgctccccacccctcccatcccTCTGGGATCTACCCAAGGCAGGGGCCCTGCCCACCGGTGGCGGCTACAGCAACAGCTTTGGGGCCTGGTATCAGCATCACTCCCCAGATGTCCTGGCTCCACCTCAGATGATGTGA